In the genome of Mycobacterium kansasii ATCC 12478, one region contains:
- a CDS encoding tetratricopeptide repeat protein has translation MELYEVVREAVNPQMLQLIKDSLVISKDAAYAMNGVPLSDTKHFGDRQCPDSWACYSHPVCEALLLTVAPVVRQVSDKELVPTYSYCRIYWNGAVLEKHTDGASCQYSASLCVDVDPEPWPLYMADTELVLNPGDLVCYRGIDVVHWRKAYTGNQQIQVFLHYVDKNDEHAAWAFDKRPTLGFDTKAAEIRTHDLVRQALAAHQQGRSDDARATCEEALRIEPRQFDAMHVLGVIARQSGQPERALELISQAIEIYPKDPAFYLNLGKTHQDLGNSTAAIAAFESALQLKPDLEAAKAALRTAREQPLGR, from the coding sequence ATGGAACTCTACGAAGTTGTCAGAGAAGCGGTGAACCCGCAGATGCTCCAACTCATCAAAGATTCACTGGTCATCTCGAAAGATGCTGCCTACGCCATGAACGGCGTGCCGCTGTCCGACACCAAGCACTTCGGGGACCGTCAATGCCCGGACAGCTGGGCGTGTTATAGCCACCCGGTATGCGAGGCACTGCTGCTCACGGTCGCGCCCGTTGTACGGCAGGTCAGCGACAAGGAGTTGGTGCCCACGTATAGCTACTGCCGGATCTATTGGAACGGCGCCGTGCTGGAAAAACACACCGACGGTGCGAGTTGCCAATACAGCGCATCGCTGTGCGTTGATGTTGACCCTGAGCCGTGGCCTCTTTACATGGCAGACACCGAACTAGTCTTGAACCCCGGCGATTTGGTCTGTTACCGGGGCATCGACGTGGTGCACTGGCGCAAGGCCTACACCGGCAATCAGCAGATCCAGGTCTTCTTGCATTACGTCGACAAGAACGACGAACACGCGGCGTGGGCCTTCGACAAACGGCCCACGCTGGGCTTCGACACGAAGGCGGCGGAAATCCGCACCCATGACCTCGTCCGGCAAGCGCTGGCCGCACACCAGCAGGGCCGTTCAGATGACGCTCGTGCGACGTGCGAAGAAGCCCTGCGCATCGAGCCGCGTCAGTTTGATGCCATGCACGTGTTAGGTGTGATTGCGCGTCAATCCGGGCAACCAGAGCGCGCGCTTGAGTTGATTTCACAAGCAATCGAGATTTACCCGAAGGACCCGGCGTTCTATCTGAACTTGGGCAAGACCCACCAAGACCTGGGTAACTCAACTGCTGCGATCGCCGCTTTCGAAAGCGCACTGCAGCTCAAACCCGACCTCGAGGCGGCGAAAGCTGCGCTGAGGACTGCTCGAGAACAACCATTGGGCCGGTGA